The Miscanthus floridulus cultivar M001 chromosome 17, ASM1932011v1, whole genome shotgun sequence genome has a window encoding:
- the LOC136517892 gene encoding ALA-interacting subunit 1-like, with amino-acid sequence MSLPASESDSLASRRSKKPKYSKFTQQELPACKPLLTPGIVIGAFSLIGVIFVPIGLASLAASQNIVELIDRYDAECVSANDKVGFIQDTKTDKACTRKITVPKPMKGPIHIYYQLENFYQNHRRYVKSRNDKQLLYKDAASTITNCEPEATSEDGGAPIVPCGLIAWSLFNDTYSFSLNKKAVEVNKKNIAWDSDKNKKFGSDVFPSNFQKGGLIGGAKLNEKIPLSEQEDLIVWMRTAALPTFRKLYGRIESDIMASDEITVVIQNNYNTYSFGGTKALVLSTTSWIGGRNNFIGVAYVAIGGICLFLAMGFVILYVIKPRALGDPNYLSWNKENPDHPN; translated from the exons ATGAGTTTGCCAGCATCGGAGAGCGACTCCTTGGCCTCACGGCGGTCCAAGAAACCCAAGT ATTCTAAGTTTACCCAGCAGGAGCTTCCAGCATGCAAGCCACTATTAACTCCTGGAATT GTCATTGGTGCTTTCTCGCTCATCGGCGTCATCTTCGTCCCAATTGGCCTCGCCTCGCTGGCTGCATCACAGAAT ATTGTTGAGTTGATAGATCGATATGACGCCGAGTGCGTATCTGCGAACGACAAGGTCGGGTTCATTCAGGATACCAAGACTGACAAAGCGTGCACAAGAAAGATCACC GTGCCCAAGCCAATGAAAGGACCGATACACATATATTACCAGCTTGAAAATTTCTACCAGAATCATCGCCG GTACGTCAAGAGTCGTAACGACAAGCAGTTGCTGTACAAGGATGCTGCGAGCACGATAACAAACTGTGAGCCTGAAGCCACCAGTGAAGACGGTGGCGCGCCCATCGTGCCCTGCGGCCTCATCGCCTGGAGCTTGTTCAACGACACCTACTCGTTCTCTCTCAACAAGAAGGCCGTCGAGGTGAACAAGAAGAACATTGCCTGGGACAGCGACAAGAACAAAAAGTTTGGCAGCGATGTTTTCCCCAGCAATTTCCAGAAAGGCGGACTCATCGGCGGTGCTAAACTGAACGAGAAAATACCA CTGAGTGAGCAGGAGGACCTCATTGTCTGGATGCGAACCGCGGCCCTCCCGACATTCAGGAAGCTGTACGGCAGGATCGAGTCGGACATAATGGCGAGCGACGAGATCACGGTGGTGATCCAGAACAACTACAACACTTACAGCTTCGGGGGAACGAAGGCGCTGGTGCTGTCCACCACGTCGTGGATCGGCGGCAGGAACAACTTCATCGGCGTCGCGTACGTCGCCATCGGCGGCATCTGCCTCTTCCTCGCCATGGGCTTCGTCATCCTCTACGTGATTAAGCCAAG GGCCCTTGGAGACCCTAACTACTTGTCATGGAACAAAGAAAACCCAGACCATCCCAACTGA